Genomic segment of Coffea arabica cultivar ET-39 chromosome 1e, Coffea Arabica ET-39 HiFi, whole genome shotgun sequence:
TGTTCATCGGGCTTTGTTATAAGATGAGTATTTCAATAAATGTagccaattccttcttctttgtGGCTTGGGGGTATGGTCTGCTATAGAAGCTGTATAAATGACGCTGGAAATGTCATTCCCCCGCACATAGGGGTAGATAAGATGTTTGGGAAGGATGCGTATGTTGTTTTTTAGTCGTGCATGTCTTTGACTGGTATTCCATTGGGCAAAGGTTGTTTTCTCTTCTGAAATTTTGTACTCGTATTTTCATGTGCAATTGTTCTCTTTTTCTGCACTTAGCATAAAATCAGTTGCCAAACCATCCAGGAGCGGATTTTCTTGAGTACAGGGTCTACATTCTAactccattttcattttcttgatataaACCAAAGTAGGACGTGCACTGTTTTCGGTTTCTGAACCGGCTGGATTCTTTAAACACAAACAGTGAAGATGGAGTTACAAGTTACCACATTGTTTGCAGATTAATGTGGTACTTTTCTAGATTTTGGAACAAGTTTACCCTTGGCTAATGAAGCACATTCCACAAGGTTCCTGTTCTACCTTGATGTGAATTGAGCTGGTAATTAATTCTTCGCCCCTGCATCCGCTCCACCAGTCTTACTTCCATTTATAATCTTGTTATCTACTTGTGAAATCTCTTTTTCGTCTCAGCCACAATAGATAGAAGCCTTGAAACACCTTGAGTCCAAATGTCGTACTCCTTCTGATTCCTGCATTCAAACTCCACGATTCCACGCACTTCCGTCTTCAGGCCAAAGTACCTCCTTTGTTCTCCATCCTCGAACAGGTGTCTCCCTGGCCACGCCGGCATGTCTTTACAAACATCTAACACTACGTCTGCAGTCAGATTCAAAAGAAGTGATATTCAAATTTTAGCATTCCCGGTTTGTGTTGCCCTGTAATTTAAAAGGGACCTAGTAATGCAGAAGAAGtttactttttttcttcttggttATGGTGCTGGCTACGTGTTTGCTCTTCATTTTCAGCATCACCTGCCCCGTTCTATGAATGTAAACCGAGACAATCTTCCAGTGCAGATCCCCTGAACCATCACAGAAAGGTCAAgcaactttttatttatttatttacttaaaGTCCTTGCTCGTACTACATTCATTCAAAACGACTGAGAAACTGGGGTTACCTTGCCGGGTTCGTTTGAGAAGCTCTCTTCCCCGAGCAAGCAATTCTTGGTTACAAACGCCCAAAAAGTTCTCTTCTGGAACAAATCCTTCACCGTAGCCACCGAAATTAGCAAAATCGTTATTGTTGTTGTTCCGGACGCTACCGCCTATACCAATCCCTCTCTCCACAGGAATCACCGTTGCAATATTCCATACttcctttagaactcttgcctTCAATGTAGCCACCCCTCGCAGAGCTGCAGAACCAACACATTTTACAACCACACCAATAGAGAACAGGTATGATTTGAGAAAAATGGTAAAACTCATTCATTCTGTTTAAAACTTTTCCCCCCCTCAAGTGGTTGGAAATATTAATCCCGTTTGTTATCATACTCAAAAAGTTTCAAACCGCGTTCAACTGCCTGAGTAATGTTAAAGTCTGGTTGTGATGGAATTCACTGCAGTTAaatagggggaagtggggctttCTGCTGGTAGCAAACCTGTGGCGGCAGCAGCAGTAAGAGTTGAGATATCTCCATGGGAGCGAACATTAACGGCAGAGCTAATTGCTGAGATCAAGTGTTCGCGGTCAGCTCCCATAGCTTCTGCGGCTTCCACGCACTGAGCAGCTACCAATGTTGCCGCTGAAGCAACAGCCATATCCGTTTTGGCGACCTGTTCGTCCTTTCCGGTGGTGGAAGATGCTGCTGCGGTGGCGGCTGCAATGGCAGCTACAGCTGCAGCCACTCCAGCAACTGATACAGCGGCATGAAGCTGAGCATTCTGGGTTctgctttcttctttcttcttctctctcctctCCTTCAACCACCTCCCAACTGTCTTGCCACCAGGTGTGCtagcaccaccaccaccaccactatAACCATTCCGGGTGCCGCCCGTAAACAACGGTTGCAGACTGTTGTTTACGCGTAGATACTGCAAGCATGCTTCTAAGTTAGCAACCCAAATTCTTTAATTTAATTATCAACCGTGTTTCTCCAAAAAAACAAATGTAAGTAGGAGGAGAATCGGGTACGACTGATCAGTGAATAATGATATGATCCTCTGAAAATTGGAATCTGCTACTACTAGTACTCTCATTTATGATACTTGCCATGCGGGTGTACagcatttttaatttttttttaaacgacTAATAGATGAAATTTAAGAAACGGGAGAGATGTAAATATAACATCTTTGATTTTTGGAGCTTCGATCTTAGATGCTAGACCAAGATCTGATCCACGTTAAAGCAGCGTATCTTATCTTGTTGTGTCCCAGATCAACTCCTGCAAAAACATTCATGAACCCTGTCCAAGTCCAAATCCTGCTACTTTTGCGTTTGGAGTCCATACAATGTGATGGGCTTCCAACTTAAATCTTTTTTGTGCTGTCAGGGGCCTGGCAGTGTGTCCAAGATTTGGCCTTTTAGTTCAACGTTTTATgttgttaccaaaaaaaaaaatttgtttatttatttatttattcccaAAAACCCTTTCCAACattcccccttttctttttgtcaATAATGTGTGTGCccgggtaaaaaataaaaacgtcTTAACATGTGAGGtcaccaatttttcctttttctttcccctTGCCACAGCGAATTGATATACTAGTTGTACTTCCATTAGCTCTAGTGTCTAGGAAGTCAAAAGTTGGGGCATTTGGACGCCTAAAGCAttcttgccaaaaaaaaaaaaaaagcattcttGCAAAGAAAGTAAAGTATATCGagagtaccaaaaaaaaaaaagcgcccTGTGTGATCCCCACCTGTATTCTAGACGCTAGAGATCAAAAGTTTGATCCACAATCCCAACATCATCTACTAACTTTTTAATGCATTAACAGACGCTGTGATTGACTAATGAGTACATTCAAAAATCATTTCACACTAGATTCTCCTAGCCGACTAGcccccgcccccccccccccccaaaactgTTAGTACCATACACAGTATAGAAaacaaagagaagaagaaacggATCCAAGAAACATTTGTTGTTAATTATAGATGAATACCAGTAGTATTTCATATTACCTTAATGACGTCTTCGAATTCCTCAGAAGGTGAAATGGGAGGGCTGTCAGTTTCATCAGTCAGGCAAACGTTCAGAGGTCCGCTACTGTGCGACAACCTTCCTGAAGTTAGAGGCGATACTTCCTGCACCCATGACATGCCCATATCAAGCTATTTGTACCCTTGACTTAATTATGCGTAGCTAACATTAACAAAGTACGTCAATGAGTTGAGCAGCCGGCAAATTAAGGAACTAAATCAACAGTTGCATAATTCTTTTGCTCATAACATAATGAAAATTCGGGTGGGTTGAACATATTTGGACGGAGTACTGACGGTTTGAGCCATAATGCGTTCAAGGACCAGTTGAGAAGTCGCAGATGAAGCAAAGGAGAAAGTGTTGCCGGAAAGCTTAGCAGAATCCTCCGCCTCCTCCTGGATGGGGTTCATGTTTTCAGCAGCAGGGGCGGCATTGCAGGCGGTGGAGTTAGCAGCAGCAAAACCAGCGCCTTTGGGAAGCAATGATGGGGTTTGACGAGCTGCTACAGCCTTGCACACCTTCATGGCTGAGGCGCTCCATGACCTCGACAGGAACTCCATCGGCTGTCTTGGACTTTCCGGCAGCTGAAGTCCTCCTGCACCTGAATTCTGTTCTGCCCACATGTAATCCATTTTTGAACACGCTAGAGAAACAACGACAATTGAGCCCGATTTTGCCTTCCACCAACTTCTCTTCTTCTTGCCTTGGTTAAGAGTTAGACTGATGATAATACTACTAGTATCTGTCACTCGCTCTGGGCTTAATACTTAATAGCTAGCTAGCTAGCACTCCTTTGTCTCCGACtttctttttataaaaaaaaaaaggatgacgGGGAAATTGCAAAATTGGATTGTCTCTGCCTCGCTGGCAGGGTTTCTCTTTTGAtcatcctttttctttctttttattttttttcccctcctttTGTTTAGTTGAAAACAGAAACAACGACAGAACCTATTATTGGTGGTGGCGTCACCGGAGTTACAGACTTAACGGAGGAATACTCTAATAATAAAGTCTTAAACCTAAACTTAAACACTCGCAACTCGCAGCTTTGCTGCGGTCGACAGGCCTTGTTTGACGTGCGGTATCTAGCCGCTTACAAAATCTTTTTTCCGTTTTAGaatctctctatctctctctggTAGTACATGTTTTCTGGGAATTGGAGAAAGTTTGGTAAGGTTAGGGAAATTTAGCTGGCTATAAGAACCCTTTTTGGGATAACCCTACTTGGACCTTTTCCTTtactcctttctttttttcttggtgTCTTTTGCCTCCTCGAGtgtgtatttttgtttttgttgtacTATATAATTTTTCTACGAGCAATCCTCTACAGTCAATAATTCCACTTTAAAGTCATCATATAAGCTATACCCagaatataaaaatcaaatccGGAGAGTGTTGAAccaaaagaaatgagataaTCTTAagctattctttttttttccacttttcTCCTTAGTTGAGAGTTGAGACACGTTGTCATGGACCGTGGTGTATGCATCACTTTCTTATAATATCATAGGATGGAGATTGAACCACCATCAAATCAGATGAATGCATTACGTACCCGTATAAATTTAGAAGAAGGCACATATATATTGATACATTGATAGGAGATAAGATTTGAACCATTAATTTCTCACCCCATAATTTATGTGATAGCCAACTTCTCCGGAGGAAGTTGGTTAAAAAGGAGGGGTGCAGCCAAACTGATGAATTGAATCCACGTCTTTTGATAAGCTAATTCGTGTGGATGTTTATTTGCCATATAGCTTTGTCAATGAATAACGCACACACCATAATGCTTAGCACAATCTCATAGTTTGAAAGGATAGGCATTCCGTGCTCTGTCCCTTCTCCCTTCCCTTCTATAACATCTATGGTcacagaaagaaaaaaaaccccGGGAGAGAAGGGAAGGGAAGGAAAGGGAAGAAGGGGGGAGGGGAAAACCAATCTGGCAGGTAAGAGTAAATTGCCCTCTTTCCACTTCCGTTTACTGCATGCCGTATGGACAGGACGTTTTGGAACTGAAACTGATAAAtgcaacttttctttctttctttctttctagaaTATCGAGTTAGAAATGAAAATGTCGGGCTACCACAATGATGGAGATGCTTACCGCCGATAGTCGATAGATAGGACTGTTATACGGTGAAGTGACAATTTACTTCACATCCATGCCCCAGCTCGCCAAGCCACATTTTTAGTCACGACACGAAGACTTTTCtcaactgattttttttttcttctagaggtgaattctttgaaaaatgaaatttaattcGTTCCTAAGAAGAATAGAATCTGGTCAGTGGTCAGTAGTGACTGTTCATGATCTGATGAtattgacagttttgacacccCAGAGGATGGCAAAATCAGTAAGCCTCTGTCACAATTATTTCCAGTCTCTAACGTAAACGACACGATCGTATGCCGGTCGTGTCTCAGGTAATGGCAACGTCAAAGCTCGATCAAACGTTAAGAGGTCCACACAAAAGTTATACCTATACTAAGAAGGCTGTGCGGATTTTGTACCCTGAAAATTTTGAACACTTCACTGTCATAAGGCGTGCCTGAAGACGTCATCATCTACCCTCTTTTTACGTCATCTTCCACAGCCTTGGCTCTGGTTGTCTCCCTTTTTCTCCTCTACTGCAAAGTGTATGCTGTAACAATGAAGCTTTACTGCAAAACGGAATAGTTGGGAAGGATCAGCTTTCTCTTTTAACAGCTTTCTGCATCTCGTTATACAAAGCCTATTGGCAGGGACCATCACTTACTGAATTTTGTCCATTAAAGAGGCACCTTTATTCCTTTTGCCTCGACTTCAAAATAATCAGCTCGTCATCTCCTTTTCATTCCCCCCAAATgcttttcgtttttttttatgttttttaacAAGTCCCTCTTTTGTTCTTTGCGCCTACATTTTTGCTGCATGATCCAAAGCACCGATGGAAATTTCCCACGGAAAGAAGACAGGAAGTTTCCCACGGAAATACCAGTCTCCATCTCATAATACCCGTACCAAATCAGACTTTGAAAGCTTAAagccattttatttcttttctccaGAGCAATCCTTCAACAAGCAGTAAAACTCCAAAGAGCCATCATGTTTTAGAAAGCTAACCAAGCGTCATTCTGAACCCTAAATCAAGAAATGGCCTAAATTCCGCAAGTACATCAGTTACTAATAACAAGGATAGACTGTTGTAAAATAAGTTTGCAACTGTCCCCAAAGTGGATAGCTAGTACTATGTAGGTGGAACTCACTGGAAGAAAATACATGCACATGAAAAGACCATAGCACAAAATTACATTTAAGCAGAATATTAAAAAGCAAAGTAAAAATGAGGACTATCATACAGACAGGACCAATCAGAAATAAGTGATCTACAATGTGGTAATACGCTATCCTGCAGCTTTCCAAATAAAACAATCATCTTGAGCTCACAaaagtggttttttttttttaattgcttaATCTTCCACTATAGGAGTAGTTTATGTACTCAGCAATCAGTCTACCCACTTTCAAGGTTGAGAATTATCTGGTGTACTTCTGAATTTTGTCCCCAGTAATTCAGTGTTATCTAGTTAGAAGCTAGACGTTGGGGCTTTAAGTTGATTTGGTGTAGTGAACTTTAACAGACAAAGGTGCATGACAAGTAGCAAGAAGCAAAACTACTCATCATAGTTGACATCCCTATCAATTGCTCTGGATGATACTCTTAGATGAAGgtctcaaccaaaaaaaaaaaaaaaaaaggaaagagaactCACACAGAGTTAAAACAGGCAAAACGAAAATTGGTGGTTAAGCAAATAAGGAGAATATGACTGTCTAGCACACCAGATCTGACTAACCCTTAAAGCATGTGAAATCAAGCCAACAAGTTTTGACctgcaagaaataaaataacACAAGTTGCATCATGAACCAGAAGTACAAGAGAGGGAGATCAAATGAGGCATGAGAGGAACAGCAGTTGATTGCTCCATTTATGTTATCCTCCGGCAAAAAGCATCATAAAATGTAAGTGAACTAAGAAAGATACTCAAATACCAATTACTTTCCTTCAGCAATATTACCCACCAGAAGGTTTCTGGTAGACATCATAGTACACACAAACTGCAGGCACAC
This window contains:
- the LOC113716084 gene encoding VAN3-binding protein produces the protein MDYMWAEQNSGAGGLQLPESPRQPMEFLSRSWSASAMKVCKAVAARQTPSLLPKGAGFAAANSTACNAAPAAENMNPIQEEAEDSAKLSGNTFSFASSATSQLVLERIMAQTEVSPLTSGRLSHSSGPLNVCLTDETDSPPISPSEEFEDVIKYLRVNNSLQPLFTGGTRNGYSGGGGGASTPGGKTVGRWLKERREKKKEESRTQNAQLHAAVSVAGVAAAVAAIAAATAAASSTTGKDEQVAKTDMAVASAATLVAAQCVEAAEAMGADREHLISAISSAVNVRSHGDISTLTAAAATALRGVATLKARVLKEVWNIATVIPVERGIGIGGSVRNNNNNDFANFGGYGEGFVPEENFLGVCNQELLARGRELLKRTRQGDLHWKIVSVYIHRTGQVMLKMKSKHVASTITKKKKNVVLDVCKDMPAWPGRHLFEDGEQRRYFGLKTEVRGIVEFECRNQKEYDIWTQGVSRLLSIVAETKKRFHK